In the Telopea speciosissima isolate NSW1024214 ecotype Mountain lineage chromosome 2, Tspe_v1, whole genome shotgun sequence genome, one interval contains:
- the LOC122650840 gene encoding wall-associated receptor kinase 1-like — MANGLRRETLANSERFFKQNGGLLLRQQLSLCEGRSAESAKIFTAEELKKTTNNYAKSQIIGRGGYGTVYKGILPNNKIVAIKKSKLVDETQIEQFINEVVILSQINHRNVVKLLGCCLETEVPLLVYEFVTNMYNTLFHHIHDEECKSSISWENRLRIATETAEVLAYLHSVASPPIIHRDIKSTNILLDDNCTAKVGDFGASRLIPADKTHLSTLVQGTLGYLDPEYFHSSQLTEKSDVYSFGVVLVELLTGKIALSFDRPENERNLAKHFVTSMKENSVWEILESRVLREGNNEQIYEVMELARRCLGVKGEERLTMKEVAMELEGLRKYFKHPWVLQNPEEVESLLYGDQPISDLDSHNNSINYDSLRAQGIRPLNIDGR; from the coding sequence AAGAGAAACCTTAGCAAACTCGGAGAGATTCTTCAAACAAAATGGAGGTCTATTATTGAGGCAACAACTATCTTTGTGTGAAGGACGATCCGCAGAAAGTGCAAAAATCTTTACAGCTGAAGAACTAAAGAAGACAACAAACAATTATGCTAAGAGCCAGATAATTGGTCGAGGAGGCTATGGTACTGTGTACAAAGGAATTCTACCCAATAACAAAATTGTTGCcattaagaaatcaaaattaGTTGATGAAACTCAGATCGAGCAATTCATAAATGAGGTGGTTATTCTCTCCCAAATTAACCATAGAAATGTGGTAAAGCTATTGGGTTGTTGCTTGGAGACGGAGGTTCCTTTGCTAGTGTATGAATTTGTTACCAACATGTACAATACCTTATTCCATCATATCCACGACGAAGAATGCAAGTCTTCGATTTCATGGGAAAATCGTTTGAGGATAGCTACTGAGACAGCAGAGGTACTTGCATATTTGCATTCTGTAGCTTCACCGCCGATTATTCATAGAGATATTAAGTCTACTAACATTCTCTTGGATGATAATTGTACTGCAAAAGTTGGAGACTTTGGAGCTTCCAGGTTGATTCCAGCGGACAAAACTCATTTAAGTACATTAGTTCAAGGAACTTTGGGGTATTTGGATCCCGAGTACTTTCATTCAAGTCAATTGACAGAAAAGAGTGATGTGTATAGCTTTGGTGTGGTCCTTGTGGAATTATTAACTGGAAAGATAGCCCTAAGTTTTGATAGACCTGAAAATGAGAGGAATCTAGCAAAGCATTTTGTTACTTCAATGAAGGAGAATAGTGTTTGGGAGATTTTGGAGAGTCGAGTTTTGAGAGAGGGTAACAATGAGCAAATCTATGAAGTCATGGAACTTGCAAGAAGATGCTTAGGAGTGAAGGGGGAAGAAAGGCTAACGATGAAGGAAGTGGCAATGGAGCTTGAGGGCTTAAGGAAGTATTTCAAACATCCTTGGGTCTTACAAAACCCCGAAGAGGTGGAAAGCTTGCTGTATGGTGATCAACCAATATCAGACTTGGATAGTCACAACAACTCCATTAATTATGATAGTTTGAGAGCTCAAGGGATTAGACCATTGAATATTGATGGGCGATAA